The following proteins are encoded in a genomic region of Paenibacillus sp. FSL R7-0273:
- a CDS encoding UDP-glucose dehydrogenase family protein: MKLAVIGTGYVGLVSGVCFTLNGNHVICVDKDEEKINKLNRMESPIYEPGIEALIEMNLREGRLSFSSDLQESVRRSDIVILAVGTPSLPGGEADLQYIEGAAAEIADAMEGYKIIMTKSTVPVGTNERIRKLIASRTNHPFDIVSAPEFLREGSAIRDTLHPDRIVIGLDNPSIEPVMRQLHQGFTENIFVTDIRSAEMIKYASNAFLATKISFINEIANICEKVGADVTMVAEGMGMDRRIGSSFLQAGIGYGGSCFPKDTNALIQIAGNVDYEFKLLKSVVEVNKDQRFMIISKLHESLGSLRGAVIGIWGLAFKPNTDDVREAPAREIVEALVAEGATVKLYDPIAAANFRAQYDHPQLRWCGVPEEAAEGSDAICLLTDWSQFKDIDLHHLSGTMRRQILIDGRNVYSKEQIEGTGLEYHSVGRPQMGGLSGYSPVAGAV; this comes from the coding sequence ATGAAGCTGGCAGTTATCGGTACCGGCTATGTCGGTCTTGTATCAGGCGTATGCTTTACGCTGAATGGTAATCATGTGATCTGTGTCGATAAGGATGAGGAGAAAATCAATAAGCTTAACCGCATGGAATCCCCCATCTATGAACCGGGTATTGAGGCATTGATTGAAATGAACCTGCGTGAAGGCAGATTGTCCTTCTCGTCAGATCTTCAGGAGTCGGTACGCCGCTCTGATATCGTTATCCTGGCTGTAGGAACCCCGTCACTGCCGGGCGGTGAAGCCGATCTGCAGTACATCGAAGGGGCGGCTGCTGAAATTGCCGACGCCATGGAGGGCTACAAGATTATCATGACCAAGTCGACGGTTCCGGTCGGCACGAATGAACGAATCCGCAAGCTCATCGCTTCCCGCACCAATCACCCCTTTGATATTGTCTCCGCACCTGAATTCCTGCGTGAAGGCTCCGCGATCCGCGATACCCTGCACCCGGACCGCATCGTTATCGGCCTTGACAATCCGTCGATTGAGCCGGTCATGCGCCAGCTGCATCAGGGCTTCACCGAAAATATTTTTGTAACCGACATCCGCAGTGCGGAAATGATCAAATATGCATCCAATGCATTCCTGGCGACCAAAATCTCCTTCATCAACGAGATCGCCAACATTTGTGAAAAAGTGGGAGCTGACGTGACCATGGTGGCGGAAGGCATGGGGATGGACCGGCGAATCGGCTCCTCGTTCCTGCAGGCCGGCATCGGCTACGGAGGCTCCTGTTTCCCGAAAGATACAAATGCGCTGATCCAGATTGCCGGCAACGTGGACTACGAGTTCAAGCTGCTGAAATCAGTGGTCGAGGTGAACAAGGACCAGCGGTTCATGATTATCTCCAAGCTGCATGAATCGCTCGGCAGCCTGCGCGGCGCCGTAATCGGCATCTGGGGCCTGGCCTTCAAGCCGAACACCGATGATGTCCGCGAGGCTCCGGCCCGCGAGATCGTGGAGGCACTGGTAGCGGAGGGCGCTACAGTGAAGCTGTACGATCCGATCGCCGCCGCCAACTTCCGCGCACAATATGACCATCCGCAGCTGCGCTGGTGCGGTGTGCCGGAGGAGGCTGCTGAGGGCAGCGATGCGATCTGCCTGCTGACCGACTGGTCGCAGTTCAAGGATATCGATCTGCATCACCTGTCCGGCACCATGCGCCGCCAGATCCTGATCGACGGCCGTAACGTGTACTCCAAGGAGCAGATTGAGGGCACTGGGCTGGAGTATCATTCCGTCGGCCGTCCGCAGATGGGCGGGCTTAGCGGATATTCTCCGGTTGCCGGCGCGGTTTAA